AGAATGTACACTctacttttgtgtgtgtgtgtggatgggtgtgggtgtggatgggtgtgggtgtggatggagggatgaaccccctgtgtgcgtgtgtgggcaTATTTTCATCCcatggtggggaccaaatgtcctcacatAATAAGAATGTGATATTTAACCTGCTGACATTTGACTGCCAAAACAGCAAAGCATTAATTagcttcattaataattatgccagtggaaggtcctcacaaggatagtaagacctatatgtgcgtgtgtgcatgtatgagcGCAGGTCAAGCCATGGGTGGCACTTTGAGTGCAGTAGCATCCATAGTGGATCTGGCTGCAGCAAGTGATGTGACCAGCAGTGCATTGGCTTACTTCCTTACTGCTGACGTCTTCATTCTTCTCTGCATCATCATGTACCTGGTGCTGCCCAAACTGGCCTACTCCAGGTGTGTAAACCTCCATTTCCATGTTATTGAGGGAATACCTTTGTGTTGCTGTCTTTTCAAAAGAAAACTTACAAactaaaaacatttcaacatgtCAAATGTATATAGTTCTCCCAGAAAGCACACAGttaaactgaaaactgaaaggCATATTATCTTAACACCTTAGTTTGTCATTAATCAGTACAAGTCACAGTAACAGCTCTTGAATACCAAGTATGTCACTTTATGGACTTGGCCTGTAGTTCACACTCTTCAGTTCTATTCTGTTCTAAATTATGATAGCTACGGGGGAGgtagggggagagagagagagagagagagagagagagcatgtctGCTAAAGTGAGAGTGGAATAAGGAAGCATAGCCTTAGCATCATGCTTAGTTTCAACCATGTGTGGTCAGCAAGAACACTTAGTAGCACTTGATTTAAGTGTCATGCAAAGTATGTGGAATCTTGACATTACAATATGCAGGTCAGTAGATGAATTTCATGAATGAGCAACagtttcagcttcagtttcagtttaatttatttatatagcacatttaataACGACAAAGCCGACCAAAGTGCTGCACAGAGAAGTAGAGTTAAACTAATGGCAATAAAACAAAGAAGATAAAAGGAAACACAAGTAATACACAAcactaaatatacacacaataaaatTGTATACAGCAGTTACTCCAGCCTACTTTAAAAAGATATGTCTTAAGATTTAAAAACCTGAACAGAAGTGTCCGATCTCAAGCAAAAAGGCAAATTATTCCACAACTGAGGTGCTGCCACTGAAAATGCCCGATCCCCCTTAAGTTTTAAGCGTGTCTTAGGTACAGACAACAACAGAGTGTTTGATGACCTTAAAGACCTGTTGGTCTGATGATGGGAGAGAAGATCAGATAAGTAGTTTGGTGCCAAGCCTGACAGGGACTTATAAACAAACAGTAATACCTTGAACTGGATTCTATATTCAATGGGAAGCTAGTGCAAACCAGCCAAAACAGGAGTAATATTTTCCCTCTTCCTAGTCCTTGTTAAAAGTCTGGCCACAGCATTTTGGACCAACTGAAGGCAAGACAGACAAGATtgagtatacagtatacctAAATACAGTGAATTACAGTAATCCAGTCTAGATGAGATAAATGCGCGGATAACGGTTTCTAAGTCCCTGAAcgaaagaaaatatttatttttggcgATCATCCTAAGCTGAAAAAATGCTGATTTGACAACtgagtttatttgtttgtcaaaTTTAAGTGCCGGGTCAAAAATAACTCCCAAATTTCTTGCATGGTTACCTACAGTGTTAGTTATAGGAGCCAAGGTCTTTGAGAGGATGTGGGCAAAATCCGGACATCCAAAAACTAACACTTCAGTCTTAGAATCATTTAATTGAAGGAAGTTATCCGCCATCCACCTTTCAACTTCACTCAAACAATCAAGTAATGGCTGGAGAGATGTATTCTCGTCAGACGTAACTGGGAGATAAAGCTGTATGTCATCTGCATAACAATGATACAATGCCTACGAAAAATATTAGCCAATGGAAGGAGATAGAGGGAAAACAAAACAGGGCCTAAAACGGATCCCTGTGGGACACCGCATGTACATGCAGCAGAGGAGGAAGTGAAGTTGTCAATTTCTACAGAAAACGTTCTCCCCTTAAAATAGGACGCAAACCAGTTTAAAGCTGTTCCCCTAATACCGACATACTGCTCAAGACGTTTCAGCAAAATAGAGTGATCGATGGTATCGAAAGCTGCACTTCGATCCAAGAGAACCAAAACGACACATTTTCCAGTATCAACAGCCAGTAACGGGTCACTTAACACTTTCAAAAGAGCAGATTCTGTGCTGTACTGAGCTCTGATCCCGGCCTGAAACCTATCTAATATGTCATTATTCTTTAAAAAGGAAGAGAGTTGATGAAAAACACCCTTCTCCAGTACCTTCGAAAGAAAAGGAAGCTTAGAAATAGGACGATAATTAGTTAAAACCAGTGGATCTAAAGTAGCCTTTTTAAGCACAGGCTGTATCACTGCGTGTTTAAAACATGATGGGACATAGCCACTAGTAAGACAACTGATAATTATAGACTGGATACATGGGCCAATAGTGTCCAATACTTCAACAATAAAAGATGAGGGAATAGGATCCAATGAACAATATGTAGGTTTCATATGACAGATAATATCTATTAGATAGGATAGGGACTCAGGCTCGAAGCTAGTTAGAGTAGCTAAATTACAGGAGTCGGCAAAAAAGACATTAACAGAATTTGAGATGTTAGAGCGAATATTTTGAATCTTAGTAATAAAAAACTCCAAGAATTCATTGCAAACTGCAGGAGACGCCTCTGGAAATGTAGTAGTAATAGGATTTAAAACCTTGTTGATAGTACTAAATAAGACTTTAGGTCTACCAGCATTGCTAGAAATCAGGTTGGAAAAATATGCTGATCTAGCAGTCTGTCACCTGACCGCAACCCCATTGAGCATAcctttcacttactgaagacaaaactgaaggcagaaagacccacaaacaagcagcaactgaaagcagctgcagtaaaggcctggcgaAGCATCTCAAGGAGAAAACCTAGCAtttggacaaactaatataattgtaaatataaggattatttttagtACTTGGTGCCTGAAGTCTTGGTGACTGGAACCAATGGACATCACGTCCATTGGTTCCAGTCACCAAGACTTCAGGCACCAAGTactaaaaataatccttatatttacaattatattagtttgtccaattacttttaagtgtgaaaatagagggactatgtaaaaaaaaaaagactgtaatTCATAaatagttaatgcaatatttttgttaaaccccttgaattaatgAATATCTACACTTCAGACACATTTTGATtgcttaatttcaaatccattgtggtggtgtacagaggcaaaattacaaaaattgtatcactgtccaaatacttgtgGACCACTGTGTACTTATCTCTTTCCTCTTTGTGTCTGCTACAGGTACTACCTGGAGGCTCCCTGCACTGGCACTGCCACTGCCACCACATCTGATAGCTCTTTGTCCACTCCAGAATCCACCAGCAATCCAACTGTTGTTTCTGTGCCCCCCCTCAAGCCCATCATGGGAAAGATGTGGACATTGAGCATATATGTCTTTTGGGTCTTCTTCATCTCCATTACCATCTTCCCAGCCATCTCCTCGGGCATCCAGTCGGTGGATAAAGACTCAGGCAGCCCCTGGAGCAGCACCTACTTTGTGCCACTCACCAGCTTCCTCCTGTACAATGTGGCAGACTTCTGTGGTAGGCAAACAACCATTTGGCTGCAGGTTCCTGGCCCGACCAGCCCTGTGTTACCTATCTTTGTGGCTTGCAGGACTGCATTTGTGCCACTCTTTATGTTCTGTAACTACCAGCCTCGGTATCACCTGCACCAGGTATTTTTTGCCCATGACATCTTCCCTGTGCTGTTTATTTGCCTGCTGGGGTTCTCCAATGGATATTTGGGCACACTGACCATGATGTATGGGCCCAAGGTGGTGCCACGTGACCTGGCAGAACCAGCTGGTGTGATCATGTCATTCTTCCTGGCAGCAGGGCTTGCGGCAGGCTCTGCCCTCTCTGTTTTGCTTGTCTACATCTTCTGACAGTAGCAAACTTTAAACAGTTTTCCTAAAATGGGCTAAATGTAGGTGTTTACATGGAACTCCACCGAATTGTTCAATTTAATTGTTTGAGTATTCTTACTTTAAGGCCAGGTTTATACTTGATGCATTACTATGTGTGCAGGTATAGATGCAGCTCGACAAATTTTACAGCTTCACACAGTTCACAAAGTTTCTTGCGTCGAAACTGGTCACTTGTAGATTCAAGGGTGGTTGGGGAAATGGGGTAATTTTTTGTACTAAGTTTCTAATTTGAAAGAAGCAGGTGAATGTTAAGCAAGTTATATTTGGCTGACAGGGatgaaaagaatgagaaaacCCCATCCTCATATGTATTGTTAATTGTTACGAGGCCATTGACTGACCAAATGCAGAAAGGAATGGTCAGTGGTTGGAGGTTTTGGGAGGCAGGGAGCAAACTTTGAATTTAattatgtacaaaataaaaatattacaaaatagtTTGataggaatattttttttattaaggtaaaaaaaaaaagaaacatatgtacatttgtttttgtaattcaTTTGATTTGAGACTAAATGGACTAATTCTTGGCAGACGTGCTGCAGTGTTTCATATTCTGTATCAGGTGTGTatcaaagtgtgccaagaaaacattccccacaccattatacCACCTCCACTAGCATGGattgttgacacaaggcaggttgtgtccatgaattcatgctgttggcaccatttgtgtgcctcagcagaaatcgagatacatcagaccaggctatgtttttctagtcttcagttgtccagttttggtgagcctgcacccactgcagcctcagctttctgtccttggctgacagaaatggaacccaacgtggtctgctgttgtagcctatgtGCCTCAAGATTCGACgaattgtgcattctgagatgcttttcttctcaccacaattgtacagagtcaTTGTCtgtgttactgtagcctttctgtcagcttgaaccagtctggccattgtccgttgacctttctcatcaacaaggtttttccatctgcagaactgccactcactggaggtttttttttttttattacaccattctgagtaaactctagagactgttgtgtgggtgtgtgtgagaaaatcccaacagtagaaatactcaaaccaacccatctgtcaccaacaatcatgccatggtcaaagtcactgagatcacatttttccccattctgatggttgatgtggaTGTTTCCCGAAGCAGCTGGCCTGTATCTGAATGAATttatacattgcactgctgccacatgattggctgattagataattgcatgaatgagtaggtatacaggtgttcctaataaagtgttctgtgaggtgtatattttatatttattaatagttttaaaaaatcgcATTGATGAAAAATCATTTGATGATGATATATTATTTGAGtctataatgtattattataatgcattcatgtGCATCAATTTAACACAACAGTTTCACATGTGGGACAGTGGCCATGGAAGTCCAAATCCACTAAGGAGTGTCTAACAACTCCCCTGCCAAATCAACTAGCCCTGAAAATGGATAGCTCTGGAGCGTCGTGCCCATATCCGGCCATCGAAACTGCTACAGCACAGTCTAGAATTGGGCCACACAGTGCAAGTTAAAGAAAAGGGTATATAtgctcactgtccactttattaggaacacatgtacacctgctcttgtatacagtacatgcacaaTGCATACattcatgtagatacaggtcaagctaatgttcacatcaaacatcagaatgttgaaaaagtgtgatctctgtgactttaaccttGGCATGGTTGGTTGTACCAAATGggcttgtttgagtatttcagaaactgctgatctcctgggattttcacacacaagagtctctagagtttacacagaatggtacgaaaaacaaaaaacatcctttgTGCGGagagtctgcaggctgaaacaccttgttgatgagagagatcagaggagaatgaccagactgatctgagctgacaggaagtctatagtaactcaataagcactctttacagtcgtggtgaacagaaaagcatctcagaatgcacaacacatcaaaacttgaggtggatgggctataacagcagaagaccacatcagaaatctgaggctatcatgggcacagactcaccgaaactgacctcctctgacctctcttatcaacaaggtgtttccacccacagctgctaactcagtgttttttttgtttttcgcaccattctgtgtaaaccctagagactcATTGGACTGAACTCTAAGCACTGCATCTGGTGAAAAACCAAGTACTGCTCATCAACTAATACCATCCCTGTGGCGAagtatggtggtggcagcatgcTTCTCAGCAGCAAGGAATACAGAGAGATCCTtaaagaaaacctgttccagagTGCATGTGACATAGACTGTGATGAAGTTTAACTTTTCAGCATGACaaaaacctgaaacacacagccAGGTCAATGCTCAAGTGGCTTCAGGATAACTCTCTGAATGTCCTTCAGTGGGCCAGCCAAAGCCCAGCCTTTAAAGCCCATAAAACATGTATAGAGATACCTGAAGGTGGCAAATCACAGGTACTCCCCATCCAGACTGATGGAGCTTGAGGAATGGGAGAAACTGCCCAAATCCAGGGCTTGTGCAAAGCTTGTAGACTCATCCAAGAACAatcaaagctgtaattgctgccaaaGGTTCTTTTACAAAGTAGTAAATAatgggtctgaatacttatctaaaatagatatttcagtttttgatttgtgATAAATGTCTAAAACTTTTCTCAAACGAGTCAATaaggagtatttttttttcttttctggttatttttctttttctatccaCTAGACAACTATTAGTAAAAATCTAACAGCCTGAATGCAAAATATACTTGTCCCAGGTGTCCAGGCCAATGATTTGTCTGCCCCGGGTAGCCATAAAATAATTGTATCAAAGAACACGTTACCTGGGCATAAACAGCAACAAGGCTCGATATTCTCTATTAGCCTACAAAATCCAAAGTCCTTGATAAGTGTAACCATCCAAGGcaataaaatacacaattttctaggcatattttttatattgtttttatacttcttaaaaatcttttcataaATTGTGGCTGCAGGTGCTGTTGGCATGCTAGAATGGACTTTTCTCTGTTGCTGTATTCTGCATATTAATGGGGTTTCTGATTACAAGTTGTCTAATGTTCCCTGTAGAAAACATGAAATGTTACCAAATCGTCTACACATGTTGCTCTGCTGCTCAGACTTTTCGAACATATCTGCACTGGCAGGAGAGCAAAGCAAGCAAACAAGccg
This sequence is a window from Pangasianodon hypophthalmus isolate fPanHyp1 chromosome 3, fPanHyp1.pri, whole genome shotgun sequence. Protein-coding genes within it:
- the slc29a3 gene encoding equilibrative nucleoside transporter 3, producing the protein MDSTKHLQGSLNSLYVPTLHPTMSDEERSEVKLEEEGGMSPLLARHRPHDSYYLVYGIFFMLGIGSLLPWNFFVTAKHYWLYKLNNRSSPASHQELNTDLSDYLESYLAIASTVPSVLCLVLNYLLVNRLSSDVRILLSLAVILFVFMVTTVLVKLDVSGCRQEFLAGTLASVALVSGASNIFSGSMFGISAHFPMRISQALISGQAMGGTLSAVASIVDLAAASDVTSSALAYFLTADVFILLCIIMYLVLPKLAYSRYYLEAPCTGTATATTSDSSLSTPESTSNPTVVSVPPLKPIMGKMWTLSIYVFWVFFISITIFPAISSGIQSVDKDSGSPWSSTYFVPLTSFLLYNVADFCGRQTTIWLQVPGPTSPVLPIFVACRTAFVPLFMFCNYQPRYHLHQVFFAHDIFPVLFICLLGFSNGYLGTLTMMYGPKVVPRDLAEPAGVIMSFFLAAGLAAGSALSVLLVYIF